A single genomic interval of Ischnura elegans chromosome 3, ioIscEleg1.1, whole genome shotgun sequence harbors:
- the LOC124155152 gene encoding uncharacterized protein LOC124155152 translates to MELRATGDNAAAKIVKEVTTTTPTRGKRMLSKWRAKDVPRRQLSEEEAVSLIVTAQLTKSQYLFIRETAKFHGHDIYPNYERVKKAKKVTYPEGITIEEEKCEVDLQSLLNHTASRIISFIVQSGKEISASTCKLICKWGFDGSSGHSRYKQTWQTSNVKDDSLFATSLVPLQLLDSASGEYIWSNPHPSSARFCRPIRIQWVQETKEISKAEENYVRDQINNLQLASVGNVVVKFELLLTMIDGKVCSALTETSCMRCYLCGARISEMNNLNKIKKMKVDESKFSFGLSILHCYIRFFECLLHISYRLDIKMWKVKSADGSKIAMERRKKIVQNGFRSRMGLIVDLPKPGFGTTNDGNTARRFFANPALSAEISGKL, encoded by the exons ATGGAATTACGCGCCACAGGAGACAATGCAGCAGCTAAGATTGTAAAAGAGGTCACAACTACTACCCCAACAAGAGGGAAGCGAATGCTTTCCAAATGGAGGGCTAAAGATGTTCCTCGAAGACAGCTCTCGGAAGAGGAAGCCGTTTCTCTAATTGTGACGGCACAATTGACGAAGAGTCAATACCTCTTCATTCGGGAAACAGCGAAATTTCATGGGCACGATATATACCCAAAttatgaaagggttaaaaaagcaaaaaaggtGACTTATCCGGAAGGGATAACcatagaagaggaaaaatgtgaAGTAGACTTGCAATCTCTGCTTAATCATACGGCTTCAAGAATTATTTCTTTCATCGTGCAATCAGGCAAGGAAATCTCCGCTTCGACATGCAAACTGATATGTAAATGGGGTTTCGATGGTAGCTCTGGTCACTCTCGCTACAAGCAAACATGGCAGACATCAAATGTGAAAGATGACAGCTTGTTTGCCACCTCTCTAGTGCCTCTGCAATTGTTGGACTCAGCATCAG GAGAATACATATGGTCAAACCCTCACCCGTCTTCGGCTAGATTTTGCAGGCCTATACGGATTCAGTGGGTCCAGGAAACGAAAGAGATCTCAAAAGCTGAAGAGAATTATGTACGCGACCAAATAAACAACCTTCAGCTCGCTAGCGTGGGCAATGTTGTGGTCAAATTTGAATTACTACTTACAATGATTGATGGAAAG GTTTGCAGTGCATTGACTGAAACGTCTTGTATGAGGTGCTATCTTTGCGGCGCAAGAATTtcagaaatgaataatttaaataaaataaaaaaaatgaaggtggacgaatcaaaattttcttttggttTGTCAATTCTTCACTGCTATATAAGATTTTTTGAATGTCTTTTGCACATATCTTACCGCCTGGACATAAAAATGTGGAAG GTTAAGTCAGCAGATGGATCTAAAATAGCAatggaaaggaggaaaaaaattgttcaaaacggATTCCGGTCCAGAATGGGTCTTATTGTTGATTTGCCTAAGCCAGGTTTTGGTACGACCAATGACGGGAATACTGCGAGACGCTTTTTCGCAAATCCAGCACTATCGGCTGAAATCTCAGGTAAATTGTAA